Proteins encoded within one genomic window of Kibdelosporangium phytohabitans:
- a CDS encoding GTP cyclohydrolase II, which produces MSVPLQLSAGVFTPATVVTFHGLVDGREHLAVVYGNGLRQPKPLVRLHSECLTGDVFRSARCDCHAQLAESITMMAAEGGVLLYLRQEGRGIGLYNKIEAYRLQDSGMDTFEANRALNFADDPRDYTVAAQMLQSLGKTEIELISNNPKKIERLEECGITVYRQRLTSGHVTDANRAYLRAKVEHAGHTIRVE; this is translated from the coding sequence GTGAGCGTCCCGTTGCAGCTGTCGGCCGGGGTGTTCACGCCTGCGACCGTGGTGACGTTCCACGGGCTCGTCGACGGGCGCGAACACCTGGCCGTGGTGTACGGCAACGGGCTGAGACAGCCGAAGCCGCTGGTCCGGCTGCACTCGGAGTGCCTCACCGGTGACGTGTTCCGCTCAGCGAGATGTGATTGCCACGCCCAGCTGGCCGAATCCATCACGATGATGGCCGCCGAAGGCGGAGTGCTGCTCTATCTGCGCCAGGAAGGTCGCGGGATCGGCCTCTACAACAAAATCGAGGCCTACCGGCTGCAGGACTCCGGGATGGACACTTTCGAGGCCAACCGGGCGTTGAACTTCGCCGACGACCCCCGCGACTACACGGTCGCGGCGCAGATGTTGCAGAGCCTCGGCAAAACGGAGATCGAGCTCATTTCGAACAACCCGAAGAAGATCGAACGGCTTGAGGAATGCGGCATAACGGTGTACCGGCAACGCCTCACCTCCGGGCACGTGACCGACGCGAACCGGGCGTATCTGCGAGCGAAGGTGGAACATGCCGGCCACACAATCCGCGTCGAATAG
- a CDS encoding (2Fe-2S)-binding protein, translating to MTVSVTVNGKLFEDESESVSLLALLRDRWGLLGTKNACEEGECGSCTVRLDDVLVNACLVLATQADGREVTTVEGMATDAGLHPVQQAFVDAGAVQCGFCTSGMVLAADDLLRRVPCPTAAEVRAEMAGNLCRCTGYRHIVDAVCLAAERTTAEQV from the coding sequence ATGACTGTCAGCGTGACTGTCAACGGCAAGCTGTTCGAGGACGAATCCGAGTCGGTGAGCCTGCTCGCCCTGCTCCGGGACCGCTGGGGCCTGCTCGGCACCAAGAACGCCTGTGAGGAAGGCGAATGCGGTTCGTGCACGGTCCGCCTCGACGACGTGCTGGTGAACGCCTGCCTGGTGCTCGCGACGCAGGCCGACGGCCGGGAAGTGACCACAGTGGAAGGCATGGCGACCGACGCGGGGTTGCACCCGGTGCAGCAGGCGTTTGTGGACGCCGGTGCCGTCCAATGTGGCTTCTGCACGTCCGGCATGGTTCTCGCCGCCGACGACTTGCTGCGCCGCGTGCCGTGCCCGACAGCGGCTGAGGTTCGTGCCGAGATGGCCGGCAACCTGTGCCGTTGCACGGGTTACCGGCACATCGTCGACGCCGTCTGCTTGGCCGCCGAACGGACGACAGCGGAGCAAGTATGA
- a CDS encoding class I SAM-dependent methyltransferase, which produces MNRVTPNRYTAVGRGPGPITPDGCPVELYELLPAQGEADVVHSAVPAGAAILELGAGTGRITRGLIEHGHDVVAVDESREMLARVTGARTVHASIEALSLDDRFDVVLLASYLVNEKDDDLRAAWLAACERHMAPGGCLILQRHTLTWFDQAQPYERVAGDLTLRLREVSRPTPDLLSVTMEYEHSGRKWTHSYTHRRMSDAEIAAELARAGLRVESYLTDNRDWVLARRR; this is translated from the coding sequence ATGAACCGTGTCACGCCGAATCGGTACACCGCCGTCGGACGCGGTCCAGGGCCGATCACCCCGGACGGATGCCCGGTCGAACTCTACGAACTTCTTCCCGCACAGGGAGAAGCCGACGTCGTGCATTCCGCGGTACCCGCCGGCGCGGCAATTCTCGAACTGGGCGCCGGGACGGGGCGAATCACGCGCGGACTGATCGAGCACGGCCACGACGTGGTCGCGGTGGACGAGTCGCGGGAGATGCTCGCCCGCGTCACCGGAGCGCGGACGGTGCACGCGTCGATCGAGGCGCTGTCGCTGGACGACCGGTTCGACGTCGTGCTGCTGGCGTCCTACCTGGTGAACGAGAAGGACGACGACCTGCGGGCCGCCTGGCTCGCGGCCTGCGAACGGCACATGGCGCCCGGCGGCTGCCTCATCCTTCAACGGCACACCCTGACCTGGTTCGACCAGGCGCAGCCCTACGAACGGGTCGCCGGTGACCTGACCCTGCGGCTGCGCGAAGTATCGCGACCGACACCGGACCTGCTCAGCGTGACGATGGAATACGAGCACTCCGGGCGGAAGTGGACGCACTCGTACACCCACCGCCGCATGTCCGACGCCGAGATCGCGGCCGAACTGGCCCGCGCAGGCCTACGGGTGGAGTCCTACCTGACCGACAACCGTGACTGGGTCCTCGCCAGAAGGCGCTGA
- a CDS encoding formylglycine-generating enzyme family protein gives MAPNPAPVAANPNALGDREAMGLPGHLAERLPSDVFARHRDLLRDTPERLVARCEDGDEPFERRYVAGSVLGMLGDPRVDPDDPRMVDVPAGRAELGLPEDQVDAVVAQWAPVGVVADWIRKECPRHSVVLPSFRIMRYPVTNLEYRAFLRDTGTDALPSSWLFGGYPHQRANHPVWTVRPDQADAYAAWLAARTGRRFRLPSEAEWEYAAGGGVHEYPWGGQFLPDHANTVEDGPLCTTPVGLYPAGRSPFGADDMAGNVEEFVADDYAAYPGGAPVDDDLKRDGQSYRVARGGSFTRFGDLARCTRRHGWFDRDLYAIGFRLAEDA, from the coding sequence ATGGCACCGAATCCGGCGCCGGTGGCCGCCAACCCGAACGCGCTCGGCGACCGGGAGGCCATGGGGCTGCCCGGGCACCTGGCCGAGCGGCTGCCCAGTGACGTGTTCGCCCGCCACCGTGACCTGCTGCGGGACACGCCCGAACGGCTGGTCGCCCGCTGCGAGGACGGCGACGAGCCGTTCGAGCGCCGCTACGTCGCCGGTTCGGTGCTGGGCATGCTCGGGGACCCGCGCGTCGATCCGGACGATCCCCGGATGGTCGACGTCCCCGCGGGGCGGGCCGAACTCGGCCTGCCGGAGGACCAGGTGGACGCGGTCGTCGCGCAGTGGGCGCCGGTCGGGGTCGTCGCCGACTGGATCCGCAAGGAGTGCCCGAGGCACAGCGTGGTCCTGCCGTCCTTCCGGATCATGCGCTATCCGGTGACGAACCTGGAGTACCGGGCTTTCCTGCGGGACACCGGGACCGATGCGCTGCCGAGTTCGTGGCTGTTCGGCGGTTACCCGCACCAGCGGGCCAACCATCCCGTGTGGACGGTCCGGCCGGATCAGGCGGACGCGTACGCCGCCTGGCTGGCGGCCAGGACCGGGCGGCGTTTCCGGCTGCCGTCCGAGGCGGAGTGGGAGTACGCGGCAGGCGGTGGCGTGCACGAGTACCCGTGGGGCGGGCAGTTCCTGCCGGATCACGCCAACACCGTCGAGGACGGTCCACTGTGCACGACACCGGTCGGCCTCTACCCCGCCGGGCGGTCACCGTTCGGCGCGGACGACATGGCGGGCAACGTGGAGGAGTTCGTCGCCGACGACTACGCGGCCTATCCCGGTGGGGCACCGGTCGACGACGACCTGAAACGGGACGGGCAGTCCTACCGGGTGGCCAGGGGCGGAAGCTTCACCCGGTTCGGCGACCTGGCCCGATGCACCCGGCGGCACGGCTGGTTCGACCGTGACCTCTACGCCATCGGGTTCCGGCTCGCGGAGGACGCATGA
- the epsC gene encoding serine O-acetyltransferase EpsC, translating to MGIRDVADRVREDIAVVIERDPSVHTVGEALLAPHLVAMWLHRLSHVVHRSGHPVVARLIFRVGRQLSGGIEIHPGARIGRRLFIDHGCGTVIGETAVLGDDVTLYHQVTLGALGWRRDRRRPPGQRRHPKLGSGVVVGANSVILGPVEIGDNARIGARTFVVDDVPAGAIVVARASRTVLPGTSNGVARPSRAGRADDAEADT from the coding sequence GTGGGCATCAGGGACGTCGCGGACCGCGTGCGCGAGGACATCGCCGTGGTGATCGAACGCGACCCGTCGGTGCACACCGTCGGTGAGGCGCTGCTGGCGCCCCATCTCGTCGCGATGTGGCTGCACCGGTTGTCGCACGTGGTGCACCGGTCCGGGCATCCGGTGGTGGCGCGGCTGATCTTCCGGGTGGGCAGGCAGCTCTCCGGCGGGATCGAGATCCACCCGGGTGCCCGGATCGGCAGGCGGCTGTTCATCGACCACGGCTGTGGCACGGTGATCGGCGAGACCGCGGTACTCGGCGACGACGTCACGCTCTACCACCAGGTCACCCTTGGCGCACTGGGCTGGCGCCGCGACCGGCGGCGACCGCCCGGGCAACGGCGGCATCCCAAGCTCGGCTCCGGGGTCGTGGTCGGGGCGAACTCGGTGATCCTCGGGCCGGTCGAGATCGGGGACAACGCGCGCATCGGCGCGCGGACGTTCGTCGTCGACGACGTGCCGGCCGGCGCGATCGTGGTGGCCCGTGCCAGCAGGACGGTGCTGCCCGGCACCAGCAACGGTGTGGCCAGGCCGTCCCGGGCCGGTCGCGCCGACGACGCGGAGGCGGACACATGA
- a CDS encoding FAD binding domain-containing protein, with translation MRVLKPADWPEALALRAQHPAAVPVSGGTDVMVGLRAGRLRPDILLDLSRVPGLGGWRVDRDWVRLGAGTTYTGIADGLAGSLPGLAAVARAVGSRQVRNRGTLGGSLGTAAPTGDPHPMLLAIGAEIELSSANGTRRVPVDRFYRPQGGTALAADELIHSVRLPVVTGPQRFARVGARRGMVKSACSCAIVLDAAREEIRVAVGGYGPAPHRAADAEALLREQLWTGGLTGDLLGRFGRLVAASATPVTDLRATAAYRRHAIAVLAGRNLQQVWESHRRKEA, from the coding sequence ATGCGTGTCCTGAAACCGGCCGACTGGCCCGAAGCCCTTGCCCTGCGCGCACAACACCCGGCCGCGGTGCCGGTTTCCGGCGGCACCGACGTGATGGTGGGGTTGCGGGCGGGACGGCTCCGCCCGGACATCCTGCTGGATCTCAGCCGGGTTCCCGGACTCGGTGGCTGGCGGGTCGACCGGGACTGGGTTCGCCTCGGCGCGGGGACGACCTACACCGGCATCGCCGACGGGCTCGCCGGCTCCCTCCCGGGATTGGCCGCGGTCGCGCGGGCAGTGGGATCGCGGCAGGTGCGCAACCGCGGCACTCTCGGTGGCAGCTTGGGCACCGCGGCGCCGACCGGCGACCCGCACCCGATGCTGCTCGCGATCGGTGCGGAGATCGAATTGAGTTCCGCGAACGGGACCCGCCGCGTTCCCGTCGACCGCTTCTACCGACCGCAGGGCGGCACGGCGCTCGCCGCCGACGAACTGATCCACAGCGTCCGGCTGCCGGTTGTCACCGGGCCCCAGCGATTCGCTCGGGTCGGCGCACGCCGGGGCATGGTGAAAAGCGCGTGCAGCTGTGCGATCGTGCTGGACGCGGCCCGCGAGGAGATCAGGGTCGCGGTCGGCGGCTACGGCCCGGCCCCGCACCGCGCCGCGGACGCGGAAGCGTTGCTGCGCGAGCAACTGTGGACCGGCGGGCTCACCGGTGACCTGCTCGGCAGGTTCGGGCGGCTGGTCGCGGCCAGTGCGACACCGGTGACCGACCTCAGGGCCACCGCTGCCTACCGGCGGCACGCCATCGCCGTGCTGGCCGGGCGGAACCTTCAGCAGGTGTGGGAAAGCCATCGCCGCAAGGAGGCCTGA
- a CDS encoding WD40 repeat domain-containing protein, which yields MIEHRSPISGIAAFRDRYIATAGYDNQVVLWDQPTRRAVNRVLHDHLANQCSFNADGSLLVTSSSDYTARLWTVPDLRLRAVLNDQDDDVEMSVFHPARELVATASRDHKLRVYDFDGNLVRRFVGHTADVISVEWAGDSEELITSSDDGTVKRWSLATGEQLQDIDLGGVETDTVAIDRDGTLYAGNDDGEIIVITGDQKTVLPAHASGVKRLVLDNARQLMVSLSYDRTMVLWNTAGESLQRVDGADIPDDVWPRSCAFAAGSTLVFGTFGSTYRTYDYGTRKWQLDEVPPTPGVNAVSGYNGNVLTVGDAGVVWRDGAELTRLGSLCNFLTPMSSLVATGGQLGKLMDALTGQLVHQHSSPLNCGAAFTRDGVEHLIVGAYTGEGLVFRLGDGGNLEHVTTIQLHANAVKGVAVSGDLIMSVCADTSVAWHSVADFARVHEIDHAHDRIANGCVGLGHGHFASVGRDLKLRLWAPDFAVRVVDTTHPNSIKCVAADPTGRLIATGSYHGHVKVYDRELGKWVADDRPTTSGISSLCHLPERQVFLAGSYDGRVYEVQGTA from the coding sequence GTGATCGAGCACAGGAGTCCGATCAGCGGTATCGCGGCCTTTCGCGACCGGTATATCGCCACGGCGGGCTATGACAACCAGGTGGTGCTCTGGGACCAGCCGACCAGGCGGGCGGTGAACCGGGTACTGCACGACCACCTCGCCAACCAGTGCTCGTTCAACGCGGACGGGTCGCTGCTGGTCACCTCGTCGAGCGACTACACCGCCCGGCTGTGGACGGTGCCGGACCTGCGGCTGCGCGCGGTGCTCAACGACCAGGACGACGACGTGGAGATGTCGGTCTTCCACCCGGCCCGCGAGTTGGTCGCCACGGCGTCGCGGGACCACAAACTGCGGGTGTACGACTTCGACGGCAACCTGGTGCGCCGGTTCGTCGGCCACACCGCGGACGTGATCTCGGTGGAGTGGGCGGGCGATTCCGAGGAGCTGATCACGTCGAGCGACGACGGGACCGTGAAACGGTGGTCGCTGGCGACCGGGGAACAGCTGCAGGACATCGACCTCGGCGGGGTGGAGACCGACACGGTCGCCATCGACCGCGACGGGACGTTGTACGCGGGCAACGACGACGGCGAGATCATCGTGATCACCGGCGACCAGAAGACCGTGTTGCCGGCGCACGCCTCAGGCGTCAAACGGCTCGTGCTGGACAACGCCCGCCAGCTGATGGTCAGCCTGAGCTACGACCGCACCATGGTGCTGTGGAACACCGCGGGTGAGAGCCTGCAACGCGTGGACGGCGCGGACATCCCCGACGACGTCTGGCCACGCAGTTGCGCCTTCGCGGCCGGGTCGACGCTGGTGTTCGGCACGTTCGGCTCGACCTACCGGACCTATGACTACGGCACGCGGAAATGGCAGCTGGACGAGGTGCCGCCGACCCCGGGCGTGAACGCCGTCAGCGGGTACAACGGGAACGTGCTCACTGTCGGCGATGCCGGTGTGGTGTGGCGGGACGGCGCCGAGCTGACCCGGTTGGGCAGCTTGTGCAACTTCTTGACGCCGATGAGCTCACTCGTCGCGACCGGCGGCCAGCTGGGCAAGCTGATGGACGCGTTGACCGGGCAGCTGGTGCACCAGCACTCGTCGCCGCTCAACTGCGGCGCCGCCTTCACCCGTGACGGGGTCGAGCACCTGATTGTCGGCGCCTACACCGGCGAGGGCCTGGTGTTCCGATTGGGCGACGGGGGAAACCTCGAGCATGTGACCACCATCCAGTTGCACGCCAACGCAGTCAAAGGCGTCGCGGTGTCCGGGGACCTGATCATGTCGGTCTGCGCGGACACCAGTGTCGCGTGGCACTCCGTGGCCGATTTCGCGCGAGTGCACGAGATCGACCACGCGCACGACCGGATCGCCAACGGGTGCGTGGGACTCGGCCATGGTCACTTCGCCAGCGTCGGACGGGATCTGAAGCTGCGGCTGTGGGCGCCCGACTTCGCCGTGCGCGTGGTGGACACGACGCACCCGAACTCCATCAAGTGCGTCGCGGCCGATCCCACCGGCAGGCTGATCGCCACCGGGTCGTACCACGGCCACGTCAAGGTCTACGACCGCGAGCTGGGCAAGTGGGTGGCCGACGACCGGCCGACCACCTCCGGGATCTCCTCGCTGTGCCATCTGCCCGAGCGACAGGTGTTCCTGGCCGGTTCGTACGACGGACGGGTCTACGAGGTGCAGGGAACGGCGTGA
- a CDS encoding pyridoxal-phosphate dependent enzyme — translation MTPDPLAPPGDLLQQPFTPVDPARALAFDDVHRRYPALAGFRAGLGRTTLLDVPSVPGGARIVAKCEWENPVGSIKDRTAYALVADALRTHGDRPAGELRLLAYSGGDLAAAMSSLSTVTGVVTRFVLASFSPRSLLDTLESRGCPVDLVPKERGFLFTIRTAQRIAAEEPGWTLVFQHANPVNVAMHEATTGQEILADLGDRRPDLWLASIGSGGTLIGVLRALRARFPEITAVGVTPAESPYANPDAPSGQQTYEGSGGHGHGIRQPFVKAYDHVISAHEHVTYPDAFRAMGEFFDLTGVRIGSSAAANWLVAKQYAARMPASSLIVTVFPCTGSPEQWAELGR, via the coding sequence ATGACACCCGACCCGCTCGCCCCGCCGGGCGATCTGCTGCAGCAGCCGTTCACCCCGGTCGATCCCGCGCGGGCGCTCGCGTTCGACGACGTGCACCGGCGTTATCCCGCACTCGCCGGCTTCCGCGCCGGCCTGGGCAGGACCACGCTGCTCGACGTCCCCTCGGTCCCCGGTGGGGCGCGGATCGTGGCCAAGTGCGAGTGGGAGAACCCGGTCGGGTCGATCAAGGACCGCACTGCGTACGCGCTGGTGGCCGACGCGTTGCGCACGCACGGCGACCGACCGGCGGGCGAACTGCGTCTGCTGGCGTACTCCGGCGGTGACCTGGCCGCGGCGATGTCGTCGCTGAGCACCGTGACCGGTGTCGTCACCAGGTTCGTCCTCGCGTCGTTCAGCCCGAGGAGCCTGCTCGACACGCTCGAGAGCCGCGGGTGCCCGGTGGACCTGGTGCCCAAGGAGCGCGGTTTCCTGTTCACCATCCGCACCGCCCAGCGCATCGCCGCCGAGGAGCCGGGTTGGACGCTGGTGTTCCAGCACGCCAATCCGGTCAACGTCGCGATGCACGAGGCGACCACCGGTCAGGAGATCCTGGCCGACCTCGGCGACCGGCGGCCGGACCTGTGGCTGGCGTCGATCGGCAGCGGCGGCACGCTCATCGGTGTCCTGCGGGCGCTTCGCGCACGGTTCCCGGAGATCACCGCGGTCGGTGTCACGCCCGCGGAGTCGCCGTACGCCAATCCCGACGCGCCCAGCGGACAACAGACCTATGAGGGGTCAGGCGGTCATGGCCACGGCATCCGTCAGCCGTTCGTCAAGGCGTACGACCATGTGATCAGCGCCCACGAGCACGTGACCTACCCGGACGCGTTCCGTGCGATGGGTGAGTTCTTCGACCTGACCGGTGTCCGGATCGGCAGTTCGGCCGCCGCCAACTGGCTGGTGGCCAAGCAGTACGCGGCGCGCATGCCGGCCAGTTCGCTGATCGTGACCGTTTTCCCCTGCACCGGCAGTCCGGAGCAGTGGGCCGAACTGGGTCGCTGA
- a CDS encoding xanthine dehydrogenase family protein molybdopterin-binding subunit, with product MNAAPDGIGTSAKQPDGVAKVTGVFRFSSDLGNTGAVWAATLRSPHAHARVLSIDTAPAWQLAGVRDVITHADIPGRKLCGQMKVDQPVLAEDVVRFHGEPVAVVAADDLATARLAAERIVVDYEVLPAVTDPLPALEPGAPAVHPDGNVVAHKRIRRGAAQSGEFPYAEVVVKGEYTVGMQDPAFLGPESGLAVPTPDGGVELHVATQWLHVDQEQIAASLGLASDLVVVKPAGTGGAFGGREDLTVHVHACLIALRLQRPVMMSYSRAESFLGHVHRHPAVLRYEHGCTADGKLVYVRAEIVLDGGAYAASSPAIAGNAATHAVGPYDVPHVWAEATAVYTNNPPAGAMRGFGTVQPCFAYESQMDRLAAVTGLDPVEFRLRNALRTGGSLPTGQVLTGPVAVTELLQRLRALPVPAGTPAREVVRGVGYAVCLKNIGFSEGFDDFSTARVRLCVDAGSPVAVVTSAAMDVGQGVSTVQRQIAVSELGVADVRVEHADSRFGTAGPTSASRHTYVTGGAVRAACQEVRADVLKLARERFPSASVLRDGVITDSTGDPVATLADVLGSTVIERTAEFHHPRTYPLDPVNGQGDSAMQFGFAAHRAVVDVDVDLGQVTVVDFATAQDVGRVMNPLALAGQLQGGAAQGLGLALMEELHLADGQVLNPSFATYMLPTMMDVPPLRTEILEMADPRAPYGVRGIGELPAISSTAAVAAAVRAATGKPVNRVPIRPEHLLDLEDL from the coding sequence ATGAACGCGGCACCTGACGGCATCGGCACCAGCGCGAAGCAACCCGACGGCGTCGCCAAAGTCACCGGTGTGTTCCGCTTCTCCTCGGATCTCGGCAACACGGGCGCGGTGTGGGCGGCGACGCTGCGCAGCCCGCACGCGCACGCCAGGGTCCTGTCGATCGACACTGCGCCCGCCTGGCAGCTGGCCGGGGTACGTGACGTCATCACCCACGCGGACATCCCCGGCCGCAAGCTCTGCGGCCAGATGAAAGTGGACCAGCCGGTGCTGGCCGAGGACGTCGTCCGCTTCCACGGCGAGCCGGTGGCTGTCGTGGCCGCCGACGACCTGGCCACGGCCCGGCTGGCCGCCGAGCGGATCGTCGTCGACTACGAGGTGCTCCCTGCGGTCACCGACCCGTTGCCCGCTCTGGAACCTGGCGCGCCCGCAGTGCATCCGGACGGCAACGTGGTGGCCCACAAGCGAATCCGTCGCGGCGCGGCGCAGTCGGGCGAGTTCCCGTACGCCGAGGTGGTGGTCAAGGGCGAGTACACGGTCGGCATGCAGGATCCCGCGTTCCTCGGCCCGGAGTCCGGGCTCGCCGTGCCCACCCCGGACGGCGGGGTCGAACTGCACGTGGCGACCCAGTGGCTGCACGTGGACCAGGAACAGATCGCCGCTTCTCTCGGCCTGGCCAGTGACCTGGTCGTGGTCAAGCCCGCGGGAACAGGCGGTGCTTTCGGCGGGCGGGAAGACCTGACGGTGCACGTCCACGCCTGCCTCATCGCGTTGCGGCTGCAACGCCCGGTGATGATGTCGTACTCACGGGCCGAGTCGTTCCTCGGGCACGTGCACCGTCATCCCGCTGTGCTGCGTTACGAGCACGGGTGTACCGCGGACGGGAAGCTGGTCTACGTCCGGGCCGAGATCGTCCTGGACGGCGGTGCCTACGCGGCGAGTTCGCCTGCCATCGCTGGGAATGCCGCCACTCACGCCGTCGGCCCGTACGACGTCCCGCACGTCTGGGCCGAGGCCACCGCCGTGTACACCAACAATCCACCCGCCGGGGCCATGCGCGGGTTCGGGACCGTGCAGCCGTGTTTCGCCTACGAGAGCCAGATGGACCGGCTGGCCGCGGTGACCGGGCTGGATCCCGTGGAGTTCAGGCTCCGCAACGCGCTGCGGACCGGCGGGAGCCTGCCGACCGGTCAGGTGCTCACCGGCCCGGTCGCCGTGACGGAACTGCTGCAACGACTCCGTGCGCTGCCCGTCCCGGCCGGCACTCCGGCGCGCGAGGTGGTCCGCGGCGTCGGCTACGCGGTGTGCCTGAAGAACATCGGCTTCTCCGAAGGCTTCGACGACTTCTCCACTGCCCGGGTACGGTTGTGCGTCGATGCCGGTTCGCCCGTCGCCGTCGTGACCAGTGCCGCGATGGATGTCGGCCAAGGTGTGTCCACGGTCCAGCGCCAGATCGCCGTGTCCGAACTCGGTGTCGCGGACGTCCGGGTCGAGCACGCCGACAGCCGGTTCGGCACCGCTGGGCCGACATCCGCCTCACGGCACACCTACGTCACCGGGGGAGCGGTCCGTGCGGCCTGTCAGGAGGTACGCGCCGACGTCCTGAAGTTGGCGCGTGAACGGTTCCCCAGCGCCTCGGTCCTGCGCGACGGCGTGATCACGGACAGCACCGGCGACCCGGTCGCGACGCTCGCCGATGTGCTCGGCTCGACGGTCATCGAACGGACCGCGGAGTTCCACCACCCGCGCACGTATCCGCTGGACCCGGTCAACGGCCAGGGCGACTCGGCCATGCAGTTCGGGTTCGCCGCCCACCGCGCGGTTGTGGACGTCGACGTGGACCTCGGCCAGGTCACCGTCGTGGATTTCGCCACGGCACAGGACGTCGGCCGGGTGATGAACCCGCTGGCGCTCGCGGGCCAGCTGCAGGGCGGCGCCGCGCAAGGACTTGGCCTCGCGCTGATGGAGGAGCTGCACCTGGCCGACGGCCAGGTGTTGAATCCGTCGTTCGCCACGTACATGCTGCCGACGATGATGGACGTGCCGCCACTGCGGACGGAGATCCTCGAAATGGCGGATCCCCGAGCACCCTACGGTGTCCGCGGGATCGGGGAACTCCCGGCGATCTCGTCCACCGCGGCCGTCGCCGCCGCGGTCCGGGCGGCCACCGGCAAACCGGTGAACCGGGTGCCGATCAGACCAGAACACCTCCTGGACCTGGAGGACCTGTGA
- a CDS encoding MFS transporter: MGARETDGGVPFLVNADFGKFWSGLTLSEIGARGVSLVFPLIAVLTFGASPSEVGYLNAAQFAPALIVPLLAGVWLDRRARRPSLLLVHFGSMTALLAVAILMATGRPAIELLFAAAFVVGLFNAISGISTQAYVPALVRPAELVTANSRIQMTYAMVQVAAPGLGGVVTGALGGVKAVVLFLLTYAAAGLCVLAIRHREVVDPPAGRTGVLSMIKEGMWFIARSRTLRVLTLQGTWINLFDQMVLTLWVLFALSAFDFSPELYGLTMAVSGVGAIVGSMVARAVGARLGTRRSIITGVGVGSVVLLVLPLVSGSKPLLVAVSVLVFFGYSFGHTLSNIFVVSTRQVITPNELLGRVTATYRFAAFGAIPIGAALGGLAGEWLGLRTALLVGVIGLVVGWVVCSILLPSDLDEARRAAAEPGR, encoded by the coding sequence ATGGGTGCGCGCGAGACGGACGGCGGTGTGCCGTTCCTGGTGAACGCCGACTTCGGCAAGTTCTGGTCCGGGCTGACGTTGAGCGAGATCGGCGCAAGGGGAGTATCCCTGGTGTTCCCGCTGATCGCGGTGCTCACCTTCGGCGCGTCACCGAGCGAGGTCGGCTATCTCAACGCCGCGCAGTTCGCACCCGCCCTGATCGTCCCGCTGCTGGCCGGTGTGTGGCTGGACCGCAGAGCGCGCCGGCCGAGCCTGTTGCTCGTGCACTTCGGCAGCATGACCGCGCTGCTGGCCGTGGCGATCCTGATGGCCACCGGCCGCCCGGCGATCGAGCTGCTGTTCGCCGCGGCGTTCGTGGTCGGCTTGTTCAACGCGATCAGTGGCATCTCCACCCAGGCCTACGTTCCCGCGCTCGTGCGGCCCGCCGAGCTGGTGACGGCCAACAGCCGGATCCAGATGACCTACGCCATGGTCCAGGTCGCCGCGCCCGGTCTGGGCGGCGTGGTCACCGGTGCCCTCGGCGGCGTCAAGGCCGTGGTGCTGTTCCTGCTCACCTACGCGGCGGCCGGGCTGTGCGTGCTGGCGATCCGGCATCGCGAAGTGGTGGATCCGCCCGCCGGGCGGACCGGTGTGCTGTCCATGATCAAGGAGGGCATGTGGTTCATCGCCCGCTCCCGGACACTGCGCGTGCTCACCCTGCAGGGCACCTGGATCAACCTCTTCGACCAGATGGTGCTGACCCTGTGGGTGCTGTTCGCCTTGTCCGCCTTCGACTTCAGTCCCGAGCTGTACGGGCTCACGATGGCGGTCAGCGGTGTCGGCGCCATCGTCGGTTCGATGGTCGCCCGAGCTGTCGGCGCCCGGCTGGGCACCCGTCGCAGCATCATCACCGGTGTCGGCGTCGGCTCGGTCGTGCTGCTGGTCCTGCCGCTCGTGTCGGGCTCGAAACCGTTGCTGGTCGCGGTTTCGGTGCTGGTGTTCTTCGGATACAGCTTCGGGCACACCCTGTCCAACATCTTCGTGGTCTCGACGCGCCAGGTGATCACGCCGAACGAGCTGCTCGGCCGGGTGACGGCCACGTACCGGTTCGCGGCGTTCGGTGCGATCCCGATCGGCGCGGCGCTCGGCGGGCTCGCCGGGGAGTGGCTCGGGCTGCGCACCGCGTTGCTGGTGGGCGTCATCGGCCTGGTCGTCGGCTGGGTGGTCTGTTCGATCCTGCTGCCGTCCGACCTCGACGAGGCCCGGCGCGCGGCGGCGGAGCCGGGGCGGTGA